A genome region from Bradyrhizobium commune includes the following:
- a CDS encoding TauD/TfdA family dioxygenase, whose protein sequence is MKVVSAPGGIDRPPGKIDIPSAWQGAEMKVHPDRWLISLAASEITELENAAESYLGRSKKIADITKDSFPLPHFGAHLEELKTKLLVGLGFEVIRGLPVANYSQELAATIFCGVGAHLGSARSQNAAGHILGHVRDTGADARDPNTRIYQTSERQTFHTDSSDVVGLLCIREAMEGGDSLLVSTTTIYNEMFARRPDLAALLFDPIATDRRGEVPENEKPYLEIPVLNWHAGFLTGFYQRQYIDSAQRFPEAMRLTPAHVEALDLFDALANDSALHFGMRLQPGDMQFVYNHALLHDRTGFRDWPHASQKRHLLRLWLSMEGDRPLPDCFKQRYGSIEIGNRGGIITKGTSLNVPLD, encoded by the coding sequence ATGAAGGTGGTCTCAGCGCCCGGCGGGATCGATCGCCCTCCGGGGAAGATCGACATCCCATCGGCCTGGCAAGGCGCTGAGATGAAGGTCCATCCTGACCGATGGTTGATATCGCTTGCTGCCAGCGAGATCACTGAGCTCGAGAACGCGGCCGAATCCTATCTTGGCCGGAGCAAAAAGATCGCCGACATCACGAAGGACAGCTTTCCGCTTCCGCATTTCGGCGCGCACCTGGAAGAACTCAAAACAAAGCTTCTGGTAGGCCTTGGCTTCGAAGTGATACGCGGCCTCCCGGTGGCAAATTACAGCCAGGAGCTTGCCGCCACGATCTTTTGCGGGGTGGGCGCGCATCTCGGATCGGCGCGGTCCCAGAACGCCGCGGGGCACATCCTCGGTCACGTCCGCGACACGGGCGCCGATGCGAGGGATCCGAACACCCGGATTTATCAGACGTCGGAACGGCAAACATTCCACACGGATTCGTCCGACGTGGTGGGACTGCTATGCATTCGCGAGGCCATGGAGGGAGGGGATTCTCTCCTTGTCAGCACGACGACGATCTACAACGAGATGTTTGCCAGGCGGCCCGACCTTGCCGCGCTCTTGTTTGATCCCATCGCGACAGACCGGCGCGGCGAGGTGCCGGAGAACGAAAAGCCATATCTCGAAATCCCGGTGCTGAATTGGCATGCGGGATTCCTGACCGGGTTCTATCAGCGCCAGTATATCGATAGTGCGCAGCGCTTCCCCGAAGCGATGAGACTGACGCCGGCTCACGTCGAGGCGCTCGATCTGTTTGACGCGCTCGCAAATGATTCCGCGCTGCATTTTGGCATGCGGCTTCAGCCGGGGGACATGCAGTTCGTTTACAATCATGCCTTGTTGCATGATCGGACCGGCTTCCGCGATTGGCCCCATGCAAGCCAGAAGCGTCATTTGTTGCGCCTTTGGCTCAGCATGGAGGGTGACCGGCCGCTGCCCGATTGTTTCAAGCAGCGCTATGGTTCGATCGAGATCGGCAACCGTGGTGGCATCATCACCAAAGGGACCAGTCTGAACGTGCCGCTGGATTGA
- a CDS encoding ester cyclase, with the protein MSKQDANKAIVGRWFTEFWGKTVNLGVIDEIAAPDMLLKYSLHEPRRGRADIKAFMTDFRAAFPDLNFWGTADLIAEGDYVVGQWEGGGTHTGPAFNDFLIGGLPAATGRKMRFTGTTVLKVIDGKIVEEIGLDDGVTALTQLGLLKKAA; encoded by the coding sequence ATGAGCAAGCAAGATGCGAACAAGGCCATCGTTGGTCGTTGGTTCACCGAATTCTGGGGCAAGACCGTCAATCTTGGCGTCATCGACGAGATCGCCGCGCCCGACATGCTGCTCAAATATTCGCTGCATGAGCCCCGTCGCGGCCGCGCCGATATCAAGGCGTTCATGACCGACTTCCGCGCCGCGTTTCCCGATCTCAACTTCTGGGGCACCGCGGATCTGATCGCCGAGGGCGATTACGTCGTCGGTCAATGGGAGGGCGGCGGCACCCACACCGGTCCGGCGTTCAACGACTTCCTGATCGGCGGCCTTCCGGCTGCGACGGGCCGCAAGATGCGCTTCACCGGCACCACGGTGCTCAAGGTCATCGACGGCAAGATTGTCGAGGAGATCGGTCTCGACGACGGCGTCACCGCGCTGACTCAGCTCGGCTTGCTCAAGAAAGCGGCCTGA
- the ada gene encoding bifunctional DNA-binding transcriptional regulator/O6-methylguanine-DNA methyltransferase Ada — MTAALHQFRKQTPPAVADDPRWARILARDKAADGQFWYSVSTTGVFCRPSCPSRAANPKNVQLHDSLVSARATGFRPCRRCNPDGPSVDAGNATRVAKACRIIEASEEEPSLEQLAGAVGLSPGYFHRIFKVATGLTPKSYAAEFRARKVREGLASCNSVTEAMYGAGFNSSGRFYEKSTEMLGMTPSQYRAGGANEEIRFAVGQSSLGPILVASGRKGVVAILLGDDAEDLVRDLQDRFPKARLIGADHDYEAMVARVVGFVEAPEIGLDLPLDIRGTAFQQRVWQALQDIPVGATVCYAELAQRIGAPNAVRAVAGACAANKLAVAIPCHRVIRNDGSTSGYAWGVERKRALLDRETSRAT, encoded by the coding sequence ATGACCGCAGCGCTCCACCAGTTCCGGAAGCAGACGCCCCCAGCGGTCGCGGATGATCCGCGATGGGCCCGAATCCTTGCGCGCGACAAGGCCGCAGATGGCCAATTCTGGTATTCGGTTTCAACGACCGGGGTCTTTTGCCGGCCGTCCTGTCCTTCGCGCGCGGCGAACCCGAAGAACGTCCAGCTTCACGACAGCCTGGTGAGCGCCAGGGCGACCGGATTTCGGCCTTGCAGGCGGTGCAATCCGGACGGGCCCTCGGTCGATGCAGGGAATGCCACGCGGGTCGCCAAGGCGTGCCGCATCATCGAGGCGAGCGAGGAGGAGCCGTCGTTGGAGCAGCTGGCCGGAGCGGTCGGCCTGAGCCCCGGCTATTTTCACCGAATCTTCAAGGTTGCCACCGGGCTGACGCCGAAGAGCTACGCCGCCGAATTCCGTGCCAGGAAGGTTCGTGAAGGCCTGGCGTCCTGCAATTCCGTCACCGAGGCGATGTACGGCGCCGGCTTCAATTCGAGCGGGCGGTTCTACGAAAAGTCGACGGAAATGCTCGGCATGACGCCATCGCAATACCGCGCCGGAGGGGCGAACGAGGAGATCAGGTTCGCGGTCGGCCAAAGTTCTCTCGGTCCGATCCTCGTCGCATCGGGCAGGAAGGGCGTCGTTGCGATTCTTCTCGGGGATGACGCGGAGGATCTGGTCCGCGATCTTCAGGATCGCTTCCCCAAGGCGCGCCTGATCGGCGCTGACCACGACTATGAGGCGATGGTGGCGCGCGTGGTCGGCTTCGTGGAAGCACCGGAGATCGGTCTCGATCTGCCGCTCGACATTCGCGGCACTGCGTTCCAGCAGCGCGTCTGGCAGGCGCTTCAGGATATCCCTGTCGGCGCGACCGTCTGCTATGCCGAGCTCGCGCAGCGGATCGGGGCTCCGAACGCGGTGCGCGCCGTTGCCGGCGCTTGTGCGGCGAACAAGCTCGCGGTCGCCATTCCTTGCCACCGCGTGATCCGCAACGACGGGTCGACCTCCGGATATGCCTGGGGCGTGGAGCGCAAGCGCGCCTTGCTGGACCGGGAAACCTCGCGAGCCACCTGA
- a CDS encoding methylated-DNA--[protein]-cysteine S-methyltransferase, translated as MNLMTSEAALRLLPTVGPATTATEILFFAISDTALGKVLLARSAKGVCAILLGDDAAGLEADLAARFPGATLVANEVVVRDELAKVVRYAEKPSEGLDLTLDMRGTPLQHRIWGQIRAIPVGKTMSYLHLARLINNVYPRVATRAVAKACAANPIALAVPCHRVIRSDGELAGYRWGIARKRDLLRKETEA; from the coding sequence ATGAACCTGATGACATCCGAAGCCGCCTTGCGGCTCCTGCCCACGGTCGGGCCCGCCACCACGGCGACCGAAATTCTCTTCTTCGCGATTTCCGATACTGCTTTGGGCAAGGTGTTGCTCGCCCGCAGCGCCAAAGGTGTGTGCGCGATCCTGCTCGGCGACGACGCGGCCGGGCTCGAGGCTGATCTCGCGGCCCGCTTCCCCGGGGCTACCCTGGTCGCGAACGAGGTCGTCGTCCGCGACGAACTGGCGAAGGTCGTCCGCTACGCGGAGAAGCCCTCCGAAGGCCTCGATCTGACGCTGGATATGCGCGGCACCCCGCTTCAGCACCGCATCTGGGGGCAGATCCGCGCGATCCCCGTCGGCAAGACGATGAGCTACCTGCATCTGGCCCGGCTGATCAACAATGTCTATCCGCGGGTCGCCACCCGCGCGGTGGCGAAGGCTTGCGCCGCCAATCCGATCGCGCTTGCCGTTCCCTGCCACCGCGTCATCCGCAGCGATGGCGAGCTCGCGGGCTACCGCTGGGGCATCGCGCGCAAGCGCGACCTGCTGCGGAAGGAGACCGAGGCATGA
- a CDS encoding GlcG/HbpS family heme-binding protein produces MNIRPRLFSYSVSALVSVLASPAMADCGSLPNLSQLRSALVGSITPSTGPNGGLGFHMWGTIVDRDGTVCAVAFSGSQFTSQWLGSRVISAQKANTANDFSLGHNSTPAGSAFPAGLALSTANLFSAVQPGGSLYGLQHSNPVDTGVAYGNQPSFGGFTQANFNSAPANSQAFGTNADPMVGKRIGGVNVFGGGLALYKGGQRVGGIGVSGDTSCTDHMVAWRARHALGFDELQGVQGVADATHPDNIVFDITANADGTGGTGQVPNGQGGVGQSAGGFGHPKCLNNPTSAAVAGLPAVR; encoded by the coding sequence ATGAATATTCGGCCACGCCTGTTTTCGTATTCAGTCAGCGCCCTTGTTAGCGTGCTCGCCAGCCCAGCCATGGCGGACTGCGGGTCTCTGCCCAATCTATCGCAGCTTCGATCGGCTCTGGTTGGATCTATCACGCCATCCACGGGCCCCAATGGCGGACTTGGCTTCCACATGTGGGGGACGATTGTCGACCGCGATGGGACGGTTTGCGCGGTCGCGTTCTCCGGCAGCCAGTTCACGTCACAATGGCTCGGCAGCCGGGTGATTTCCGCGCAGAAAGCCAACACGGCAAACGATTTCAGCCTTGGCCACAATAGCACTCCTGCGGGCAGTGCATTCCCGGCCGGCCTCGCGCTGTCGACGGCAAATCTGTTCTCGGCAGTTCAACCTGGCGGCAGCCTCTACGGTCTACAACACAGCAATCCGGTCGATACCGGCGTGGCTTATGGCAATCAACCGAGCTTTGGAGGCTTCACTCAGGCGAATTTCAATTCGGCCCCCGCCAACAGCCAGGCGTTCGGCACCAACGCCGATCCGATGGTTGGCAAGCGCATCGGCGGCGTGAATGTATTCGGCGGCGGGCTTGCACTTTACAAAGGTGGACAGAGGGTGGGAGGCATCGGTGTGAGCGGCGATACATCCTGCACCGACCATATGGTCGCCTGGCGCGCTCGCCATGCGCTGGGATTTGATGAGCTGCAGGGCGTCCAGGGCGTTGCCGATGCGACCCACCCGGACAATATCGTCTTTGATATCACGGCCAACGCGGACGGTACCGGCGGGACCGGACAGGTTCCCAACGGCCAGGGCGGCGTCGGTCAGAGCGCCGGTGGCTTCGGCCATCCGAAGTGTCTGAACAATCCAACGTCTGCCGCCGTTGCGGGCCTCCCGGCCGTGAGATGA
- a CDS encoding CCA tRNA nucleotidyltransferase: MSAEPILEPVLADAPWLISGGAARVLQLLNADGEEARVVGGTVRNALLDLPPGDMDIATTALPEEVIRRAKAAGIKSVPTGIDHGTITLVIDGEPYEVTTLREDTETFGRKARVVFGRDWVKDAERRDFTMNGLSVDAAGVVYDYVGGIADAKARRVRFIGDPDQRIAEDYLRILRFFRIHAAFGAGDPDRDGYLACIRGRAGLATLSAERVRMEMLKLLVAGGASVAVLAMVDAGLLQLLIGGVAYAGPLTAMIAIERALDLPASPTRRLAALTVAVTEDAKRVATRLRLSNAEAKALDSMGHRWWRFPTKDEANARRLLYRLGTDRYHDRVLLAWARAGGDMTSSRWRELAELPQSWTAPKFPLKAADFIARGMAEGPALGHVLTLAEDAWLAADFPLDQAALASIADQAAARVARDQKN; this comes from the coding sequence ATGAGCGCGGAGCCGATCCTTGAGCCGGTCCTTGCCGATGCGCCCTGGCTGATTTCGGGCGGGGCCGCGCGCGTCCTGCAGCTGCTCAATGCTGACGGCGAGGAGGCGCGCGTGGTCGGCGGCACGGTCCGCAACGCGCTGCTCGATCTGCCGCCGGGTGACATGGATATCGCGACCACGGCCTTGCCCGAGGAGGTGATACGGCGCGCCAAGGCAGCGGGTATCAAGAGCGTGCCGACCGGCATCGACCACGGCACCATCACGCTCGTCATCGACGGCGAGCCCTACGAGGTCACGACGCTGCGCGAGGACACCGAAACCTTCGGCCGCAAGGCCAGGGTCGTGTTCGGCCGCGACTGGGTGAAGGACGCCGAGCGGCGCGATTTTACGATGAACGGCCTGTCGGTCGATGCAGCGGGTGTCGTGTACGATTACGTCGGCGGCATCGCGGATGCCAAAGCGCGCCGCGTGCGCTTCATCGGCGATCCCGACCAGCGCATCGCCGAAGATTATTTGCGCATCCTGCGCTTCTTCCGCATCCACGCCGCGTTCGGCGCCGGCGATCCCGATCGCGACGGCTATCTCGCCTGCATTCGCGGCCGTGCCGGCCTTGCGACGCTGTCGGCCGAACGCGTGCGCATGGAGATGCTGAAATTGCTGGTGGCGGGCGGCGCATCCGTGGCAGTGCTTGCGATGGTCGATGCCGGATTGCTGCAACTGCTGATCGGCGGTGTCGCCTACGCCGGGCCGCTGACCGCGATGATCGCGATCGAGCGCGCGCTCGATCTGCCGGCAAGTCCCACGCGCCGGCTGGCTGCGCTGACGGTGGCCGTGACCGAAGACGCCAAGCGCGTCGCGACCCGCTTGAGGCTCTCCAATGCCGAAGCCAAGGCGCTGGATTCGATGGGCCATCGCTGGTGGCGCTTCCCCACCAAGGACGAGGCCAATGCACGCCGGCTGCTGTATCGTCTCGGCACTGATCGCTATCACGATCGCGTGCTGCTGGCCTGGGCGCGGGCCGGCGGCGACATGACCTCGTCGCGCTGGCGCGAGCTCGCGGAATTACCGCAAAGCTGGACCGCGCCGAAATTCCCGCTGAAGGCCGCCGACTTCATCGCGCGCGGCATGGCCGAGGGGCCTGCGCTCGGACATGTCTTGACATTGGCCGAGGACGCTTGGCTTGCGGCGGATTTTCCACTGGACCAAGCCGCACTCGCTTCCATCGCCGATCAAGCTGCGGCACGCGTCGCCCGCGATCAGAAAAATTGA
- a CDS encoding DUF6111 family protein, producing MIRPVLTEIGIFLIPFAVYALFLAATRSGLFVQSSWPITIVARLILVALVLVIGGLIGLAHFSGAAPNSTYIPAHIENGKLVPGRES from the coding sequence GTGATCCGGCCGGTTCTGACCGAGATCGGAATCTTCCTCATCCCCTTTGCCGTCTATGCGCTGTTTCTGGCCGCCACCCGGTCCGGCCTGTTCGTGCAATCGTCCTGGCCGATCACCATCGTCGCGCGCCTGATCCTTGTGGCGCTCGTGCTGGTCATCGGCGGGCTGATTGGGCTCGCGCATTTCTCCGGCGCCGCGCCGAACTCGACCTACATTCCCGCCCATATCGAGAACGGCAAGCTCGTGCCGGGCAGGGAAAGCTGA
- a CDS encoding CoA pyrophosphatase, which yields MNKPILRNEPVAVGAADFFARTRAKLGFDVPPGLYDPNIIPASGDPGTDRMLEIIAREQPVRPAAVLIAVVDRPEPTILLTQRSAHLNDHAGQIAFPGGKIDATDASPLDAALREAEEEVGLSRDFVEPIGYLDLYGTGFGFRILPTVAKVRPGFQLTINHSEVDDAFEVPLSFLMNPANHQMHSKEFRGMERSYYAMPFAERYIWGATAGMLRVLYERIYSS from the coding sequence TTGAACAAGCCCATTCTGAGGAACGAGCCCGTCGCGGTCGGAGCGGCGGATTTCTTCGCCCGCACACGCGCGAAGCTCGGCTTCGACGTGCCGCCCGGCCTCTATGACCCCAACATCATTCCGGCCTCGGGCGATCCCGGCACCGACCGGATGCTCGAGATCATCGCGCGCGAGCAGCCGGTGCGCCCCGCAGCGGTGCTGATTGCAGTGGTCGACCGTCCCGAGCCGACCATCCTGCTGACGCAGCGCTCGGCGCATCTCAACGACCATGCCGGCCAGATCGCCTTTCCTGGCGGCAAGATCGACGCGACCGACGCCTCGCCGCTCGATGCGGCGCTGCGCGAGGCCGAGGAGGAGGTCGGGCTGTCGCGCGACTTCGTCGAGCCGATCGGCTATCTCGATCTCTACGGCACCGGCTTCGGCTTCCGCATCCTGCCGACGGTCGCGAAGGTCAGGCCGGGTTTTCAACTGACGATCAACCATTCCGAGGTTGATGACGCATTCGAAGTGCCGCTATCCTTCCTGATGAATCCGGCGAACCACCAGATGCACAGCAAGGAATTCCGCGGCATGGAGCGGTCCTATTACGCGATGCCGTTTGCGGAGCGCTACATCTGGGGTGCGACGGCCGGAATGCTGCGTGTGCTGTATGAGCGGATTTATTCGTCGTGA
- a CDS encoding DUF1285 domain-containing protein translates to MANQGQSTDHGLEGLTAAAKSAASAEGAKKGLPPVHLWNPPFCGDLDIRIASDGTWYYMGTPIGRAPLVRLFSTILKREGDKHFLVTPVEKVGIRVDDAPFMAVEMREDSEDNHRVLRFRTNVDDWVACDAAHRLRFAQAADGGLTPYLHVRADLWAKVTRALYYDLVDMGEERMVDGQPMFGVESAGEFFAMADAEQVRAAL, encoded by the coding sequence ATGGCGAACCAAGGGCAGAGTACCGATCACGGTCTTGAGGGGCTGACTGCCGCCGCCAAAAGTGCTGCCAGTGCCGAAGGCGCCAAAAAGGGCCTGCCTCCGGTGCATCTGTGGAATCCGCCGTTTTGCGGCGATCTCGACATTCGAATCGCTTCGGATGGTACATGGTACTACATGGGCACGCCAATCGGGCGCGCGCCGCTGGTGCGCCTGTTCTCGACCATCCTGAAGCGCGAAGGCGATAAGCATTTTCTCGTCACGCCCGTGGAGAAGGTCGGCATCCGCGTCGACGACGCGCCCTTCATGGCGGTCGAGATGCGAGAGGACAGCGAGGACAACCATCGCGTGCTGCGCTTCCGCACCAATGTCGACGACTGGGTCGCCTGCGACGCCGCGCACCGGCTGCGCTTCGCGCAGGCGGCGGATGGCGGGCTGACACCCTATCTGCATGTCCGTGCAGATCTCTGGGCCAAGGTCACCCGCGCGCTCTATTACGATCTGGTTGACATGGGCGAGGAGCGGATGGTCGATGGCCAGCCGATGTTCGGCGTCGAGTCGGCCGGCGAATTCTTCGCCATGGCCGACGCGGAGCAGGTGAGGGCCGCGCTTTGA